One genomic window of Pseudoxanthomonas sp. includes the following:
- the groL gene encoding chaperonin GroEL (60 kDa chaperone family; promotes refolding of misfolded polypeptides especially under stressful conditions; forms two stacked rings of heptamers to form a barrel-shaped 14mer; ends can be capped by GroES; misfolded proteins enter the barrel where they are refolded when GroES binds): protein MAAKDIRFGEDARARMVRGVNVLANAVKATLGPKGRNVVLEKSYGAPTITKDGVSVAKEIELADKFENMGAQMVKEVASRTSDNAGDGTTTATVLAQAFIREGMKAVAAGMNPMDLKRGIDKAVTAAVAELKNISKPTADDKAIAQVGTISANSDESIGNIIAEAMKKVGKEGVITVEEGSGLENELDVVEGMQFDRGYLSPYFINNQQSQSADLDDPFILLHDKKISNVRDLLPVLEGVAKAGKPLLIVAEEVEGEALATLVVNTIRGIVKVVAVKAPGFGDRRKAMLEDMAVLTGGTVISEEVGLSLEKATIKDLGRAKKVQVTKENTTVIDGAGDTGGIESRIKQIKAQIEETSSDYDREKLQERVAKLAGGVAVIKVGASTEIEMKEKKARVEDALHATRAAVEEGVVPGGGVALIRAKANLGQITGINEDQNHGIQIALRAMEAPLREIVTNAGEEPSVIVNTVKEGSGNFGYNAANGQFGDMVEFGILDPTKVTRTALQNAASIAGLMITTEAMVAESPKKEEPAMPTGGGMGDMGGMGF from the coding sequence ATGGCTGCCAAGGACATTCGTTTCGGTGAAGACGCCCGCGCCCGCATGGTGCGCGGCGTCAACGTACTCGCCAATGCCGTCAAGGCCACCCTGGGCCCGAAGGGCCGCAACGTCGTGCTGGAAAAGAGCTACGGCGCGCCGACCATCACCAAGGACGGCGTCTCCGTCGCCAAGGAAATCGAACTGGCTGACAAGTTCGAGAACATGGGTGCGCAGATGGTGAAGGAAGTTGCCTCGCGCACCTCCGACAACGCCGGTGACGGCACCACCACCGCCACCGTGCTGGCCCAGGCGTTCATCCGCGAAGGCATGAAGGCCGTCGCTGCCGGCATGAACCCGATGGACCTCAAGCGCGGCATCGACAAGGCCGTGACCGCCGCCGTCGCCGAGCTGAAGAACATCTCCAAGCCCACCGCTGACGACAAGGCCATCGCCCAGGTCGGCACGATCTCGGCCAACTCGGACGAGTCGATCGGCAACATCATTGCCGAAGCCATGAAGAAGGTCGGCAAGGAAGGCGTGATCACTGTCGAGGAAGGCTCGGGTCTGGAAAACGAGCTGGACGTCGTCGAGGGCATGCAGTTCGACCGCGGTTACCTGTCGCCGTACTTCATCAACAACCAGCAGAGCCAGTCGGCCGACCTGGATGACCCGTTCATCCTGCTGCACGACAAGAAGATCTCCAACGTCCGTGACCTGCTGCCCGTGCTGGAAGGCGTGGCCAAGGCTGGCAAGCCGCTGCTGATCGTGGCCGAGGAAGTCGAAGGCGAAGCGCTGGCAACCCTGGTGGTCAACACCATCCGTGGCATCGTCAAGGTCGTGGCCGTCAAGGCACCGGGCTTCGGCGACCGTCGCAAGGCGATGCTGGAAGACATGGCCGTGCTGACCGGCGGCACCGTGATCTCCGAAGAAGTGGGTCTGTCGCTTGAGAAGGCCACGATCAAGGACCTGGGCCGCGCCAAGAAGGTGCAGGTCACCAAGGAAAACACCACCGTCATCGACGGCGCTGGCGACACCGGCGGCATCGAGTCGCGCATCAAGCAGATCAAGGCGCAGATCGAAGAGACCTCTTCGGACTACGACCGCGAGAAGCTGCAGGAACGCGTGGCCAAGCTGGCCGGCGGCGTGGCCGTGATCAAGGTCGGTGCATCGACCGAGATCGAGATGAAGGAAAAGAAGGCTCGCGTCGAAGACGCCCTGCACGCCACCCGCGCTGCAGTGGAAGAAGGCGTGGTCCCGGGCGGCGGCGTCGCGCTGATTCGCGCCAAGGCCAACCTGGGCCAGATCACCGGCATCAACGAAGACCAGAACCACGGCATCCAGATCGCCCTGCGCGCCATGGAAGCCCCGCTGCGTGAGATCGTCACCAACGCCGGCGAAGAGCCGTCGGTGATCGTCAACACCGTGAAGGAAGGTTCGGGCAACTTCGGCTACAACGCCGCCAACGGCCAGTTCGGCGACATGGTGGAGTTCGGCATCCTGGATCCGACCAAGGTCACCCGCACCGCGCTGCAGAACGCCGCGTCGATTGCTGGCCTGATGATCACCACCGAAGCGATGGTTGCAGAGTCGCCGAAGAAGGAAGAGCCGGCGATGCCGACCGGCGGTGGCATGGGCGACATGGGCGGCATGGGTTTCTAA
- the accB gene encoding acetyl-CoA carboxylase biotin carboxyl carrier protein, which produces MDLRKIKKLIDLLEESNLAEIEIKEGEESVRLARTPKGSYAPAPLAYAPAPAAAPAEARPMPMSSPTEASTGGTSKPGNALPEGHVVRSPMVGTFYASPSPDKPVFVTVGQQVKAGETLAIIEAMKMFNPIEADASGTVVAILGETGQPVEFDQPLFVIG; this is translated from the coding sequence ATGGACCTGCGCAAGATCAAGAAGCTCATCGACCTGCTGGAAGAATCCAATCTCGCCGAAATCGAGATCAAGGAAGGCGAGGAATCCGTCCGCCTGGCCCGCACGCCCAAGGGCAGCTACGCCCCGGCGCCGCTGGCCTATGCCCCGGCACCGGCCGCCGCACCGGCTGAAGCCCGCCCGATGCCGATGAGCTCGCCCACCGAAGCCTCCACTGGCGGCACCTCCAAGCCGGGCAACGCCCTGCCGGAAGGCCACGTGGTCCGCTCGCCAATGGTCGGCACGTTCTACGCCTCGCCCTCGCCGGACAAGCCGGTATTCGTCACCGTCGGCCAGCAGGTCAAGGCCGGCGAGACCCTGGCGATCATCGAAGCGATGAAGATGTTCAACCCGATCGAGGCCGATGCCTCCGGCACGGTGGTCGCGATCCTGGGCGAAACCGGCCAGCCGGTCGAATTCGACCAGCCGCTGTTCGTCATCGGCTAA
- a CDS encoding 3-deoxy-7-phosphoheptulonate synthase yields MAPLTSDLRIRKIEPLATPAELIEEFPCDDAVSDTVSATRAALHEILHGRDDRLAVVIGPCSIHDPKAAMEYAQRLRPLRDALGGELEIIMRVYFEKPRTTVGWKGLINDPHLDGSFRINEGLALARALLRDINALGLPAGCEYLDVISPQYISDLVAWGAIGARTTESQIHREMASGLSCPVGFKNGTSGDVKIAVDAVGAASHPHHFLAVTKDGQSAIASTTGNPDCHVILRGGKTPNFDAASVQAASDVLGKSGLEARLMIDASHANSSKKPENQPAVIEDIATQLEAGESRIVGVMVESHLVAGRQDLVEGQSLTYGQSITDGCIGWDDSVAVLERLAAAVKARRARKVSQAA; encoded by the coding sequence ATGGCCCCGCTGACCTCAGACCTGCGCATCCGCAAGATCGAACCGCTCGCCACGCCGGCCGAGCTGATCGAAGAATTCCCCTGCGATGACGCGGTTTCCGACACCGTCTCCGCCACGCGCGCGGCGCTACATGAAATCCTGCACGGCCGTGACGATCGCCTGGCGGTGGTGATCGGTCCCTGCTCGATCCATGACCCCAAGGCCGCGATGGAATACGCCCAGCGCCTGCGCCCGCTGCGTGATGCACTGGGCGGCGAGCTAGAAATCATCATGCGCGTGTACTTCGAAAAACCGCGTACCACGGTCGGCTGGAAAGGCCTGATCAACGACCCGCACCTGGACGGCAGCTTCCGCATCAATGAGGGCCTGGCGCTGGCGCGGGCACTGTTGCGCGACATCAATGCGCTGGGCCTGCCGGCCGGCTGCGAATACCTGGATGTGATCTCGCCGCAGTACATCTCCGACCTGGTCGCCTGGGGCGCGATCGGCGCGCGCACCACCGAAAGCCAGATCCATCGCGAAATGGCCAGCGGCCTGTCGTGCCCGGTCGGCTTCAAGAACGGCACCAGCGGTGACGTGAAGATCGCGGTCGATGCGGTTGGCGCGGCCTCGCATCCGCATCATTTCCTGGCCGTCACCAAGGATGGCCAGTCGGCCATCGCCTCGACCACCGGCAACCCGGATTGCCACGTGATCCTGCGCGGCGGCAAGACACCGAACTTCGATGCCGCCAGCGTGCAGGCCGCCAGCGACGTGCTGGGCAAGTCCGGCCTGGAGGCACGCCTGATGATCGATGCCAGCCACGCCAACAGCAGCAAGAAGCCGGAAAACCAGCCGGCCGTGATCGAGGACATCGCCACGCAGCTGGAAGCAGGCGAGTCGCGCATCGTCGGCGTGATGGTCGAAAGCCATCTGGTCGCGGGCCGTCAGGACCTGGTCGAAGGCCAGTCGCTGACCTATGGCCAGAGCATCACCGATGGCTGCATTGGCTGGGACGATTCGGTCGCCGTGCTTGAGCGCCTGGCAGCGGCAGTGAAGGCGCGTCGCGCACGCAAGGTGTCGCAGGCGGCCTGA
- a CDS encoding carboxy terminal-processing peptidase translates to MKAKLTYSLLALALTAPVALLARPDGDRPAARQDSSVVPMGPTTDQSTTSKLVYGLLSDSRYAYRPRQLDDALSKDVYKHYLDSLDGSKQFFTAKDIEGFMPLSTQLDDAIKSGQLTPAYDMFSVYRKRVGERVAYARSLLKTPDFDFDSEQRWDYNRKDAPWAKDTAELNEIWRKSVMNDWLRLKLAGKKPDAIAQTLDKRYANIQRSVDELDSEDVFQTFLNAYTSAVDPHTDYFTPKTAESFNQQMSLSLEGIGAVLQRQDDTVVIREIVPGGPADLSKKLQPGSRIVGVAQGSDGAFTDVIGWRTDDVVDLIRGKKGTQVRLEFIPPEAGADGTHATVTITRDKVKLAEQAAKSEIMTLPATGTEPERRIGVIKLPAFYQDFEGRRRNPNDYTSATRDVRRLLDGFKTQKIDGVVMDLRLNGGGSLDEAVDLTGLFIDQGPVVQVRESGGRVSVSGDTMPGVSWDGPLAVLINRGSASASEIFAGAIQDYGRGLVIGETSFGKGTVQNLVDLDRWPANEGGQRFGQLKLTIAQFFRVAGGSTQHKGVVPDISFPASMDATEYGEDTYDNALPWTKIAAVQHTQYGNFAPLLPRLEAMHEARVKSDKEYQWWSEDVAQFRAEAAKKYVSLNEATRRGERDKQETQRKARQEERKALGMPLDPLAGDLSDDGLGASERDIVKDAARDKLADKRPDPLLHESAAILGDAIEVLGQDKKLSAQVLPESTKPSSWAD, encoded by the coding sequence ATGAAAGCCAAGCTCACCTATTCCCTGTTGGCCCTGGCCCTGACGGCCCCCGTCGCGCTGCTGGCGCGACCTGATGGGGACAGGCCCGCCGCGCGTCAGGACTCGAGCGTGGTGCCGATGGGGCCGACGACGGACCAGTCGACCACGTCGAAACTGGTCTATGGGCTGCTGTCCGACAGCCGTTATGCCTACCGCCCACGCCAGCTGGACGATGCGCTGTCCAAGGATGTGTACAAGCACTACCTGGATTCGCTGGATGGCAGCAAGCAGTTCTTCACTGCCAAGGACATCGAAGGCTTCATGCCGCTGTCCACGCAGCTGGATGACGCGATCAAGAGCGGCCAGCTGACCCCGGCGTACGACATGTTTTCGGTCTATCGCAAGCGCGTCGGCGAGCGGGTGGCCTATGCCCGCAGCCTGCTGAAGACGCCGGACTTCGACTTCGATTCCGAGCAGCGCTGGGATTACAACCGCAAGGATGCGCCCTGGGCCAAGGACACCGCCGAGCTCAACGAGATCTGGCGCAAGTCGGTGATGAACGACTGGCTGCGCCTGAAGCTGGCCGGCAAGAAGCCCGACGCCATCGCCCAGACCCTGGACAAGCGTTACGCCAACATCCAGCGCAGCGTGGATGAACTGGACAGCGAGGATGTGTTCCAGACCTTCCTCAACGCCTATACCTCGGCGGTTGATCCGCACACCGATTACTTCACCCCCAAGACCGCCGAGTCCTTCAACCAGCAGATGTCGCTGTCGCTGGAAGGCATCGGCGCGGTCCTGCAGCGCCAGGACGACACGGTGGTGATCCGCGAGATCGTGCCCGGTGGCCCGGCCGATCTGTCCAAGAAGCTGCAGCCGGGCTCGCGCATCGTGGGCGTGGCCCAGGGCAGCGATGGTGCCTTCACCGACGTGATCGGCTGGCGCACCGACGACGTGGTCGATCTGATCCGCGGCAAGAAGGGCACCCAGGTGCGCCTGGAATTCATCCCGCCGGAAGCCGGCGCGGACGGGACCCATGCCACGGTCACCATCACCCGCGACAAGGTGAAGCTGGCCGAGCAGGCTGCCAAGAGCGAGATCATGACCCTGCCGGCCACCGGCACCGAGCCGGAGCGCCGGATCGGCGTGATCAAGCTGCCGGCGTTCTACCAGGACTTCGAGGGCCGTCGCCGCAACCCGAACGACTACACCTCGGCCACGCGCGACGTGCGCCGCCTGCTGGATGGCTTCAAGACCCAGAAGATCGACGGCGTGGTGATGGACCTGCGCCTCAACGGCGGTGGTTCGCTGGACGAGGCGGTCGACCTGACTGGCCTGTTCATCGACCAGGGGCCGGTGGTGCAGGTGCGCGAATCCGGTGGCCGCGTGTCGGTCAGTGGCGACACCATGCCCGGCGTGTCGTGGGATGGGCCGCTGGCAGTGCTGATCAACCGCGGCTCGGCTTCGGCATCGGAGATCTTTGCCGGCGCCATCCAGGACTACGGTCGTGGCCTGGTGATCGGCGAGACCAGCTTCGGCAAGGGCACCGTGCAGAACCTGGTGGACCTGGACCGCTGGCCGGCCAATGAGGGCGGCCAGCGTTTCGGCCAGCTCAAGCTGACCATCGCCCAGTTCTTCCGCGTCGCCGGCGGCAGCACCCAGCACAAGGGCGTGGTGCCGGACATCTCGTTCCCGGCCAGCATGGACGCCACCGAATACGGCGAGGACACCTACGACAACGCCCTGCCGTGGACCAAGATCGCCGCGGTCCAGCACACCCAGTACGGCAATTTCGCGCCACTGCTGCCCAGGCTGGAAGCCATGCACGAAGCGCGGGTGAAGTCGGACAAGGAATACCAGTGGTGGTCCGAAGACGTGGCCCAGTTCCGGGCCGAGGCTGCCAAGAAGTATGTCTCGCTCAACGAGGCCACGCGCCGCGGCGAGCGTGACAAGCAGGAAACCCAGCGCAAGGCGCGCCAGGAGGAACGCAAGGCGCTCGGCATGCCGTTGGACCCGCTGGCCGGCGATCTGTCCGATGACGGCCTGGGTGCCAGCGAGCGCGACATCGTCAAGGATGCCGCGCGCGACAAGCTGGCCGACAAGCGCCCGGACCCGCTGCTGCATGAGTCGGCGGCGATCCTGGGTGATGCGATCGAAGTGCTGGGCCAGGACAAGAAGCTCTCGGCGCAGGTGCTGCCGGAGTCGACCAAGCCGAGCAGCTGGGCCGACTGA
- the lipA gene encoding lipoyl synthase, protein METSAPRQIPLQVVTATPTAAPLETGVKQMGGDKIGRSPVQFAEAPVLRKPSWIRVRIPSGNAVANLKAKLRENRLVTVCEEASCPNIHECFGHGTATFMILGEVCTRRCSFCDVAHGRPKPPDASEPLSLATTVADMGLKYVVVTSVDRDDLRDGGAQHFADCISAIRSHAPNTRVEILTPDFRGKGRMDRALEILATSPPDVFNHNIETVPDLYTNVRPGADYQWSLTLLQKFKAQHPTLPTKSGIMLGLGETMEQVQGTLRDLRAHDVDMVTIGQYLQPTPHHHPVLRYWTPDEFAELEQYGLGLGFSHVASGPMVRSSYHADRQAMEAGVAS, encoded by the coding sequence ATGGAAACCTCCGCCCCCCGCCAGATTCCGCTGCAGGTCGTAACCGCGACGCCCACCGCCGCTCCCTTGGAAACAGGGGTCAAGCAGATGGGCGGCGACAAGATCGGCCGCTCGCCGGTCCAGTTCGCCGAAGCGCCGGTGCTGCGCAAGCCGTCCTGGATCCGGGTCCGGATTCCGTCCGGCAACGCGGTGGCCAACCTCAAGGCCAAGCTGCGCGAGAACCGCCTGGTCACGGTCTGTGAAGAAGCCAGCTGCCCGAACATCCACGAATGCTTCGGCCACGGCACCGCGACCTTCATGATCCTGGGCGAGGTCTGTACCCGCCGCTGCTCATTCTGCGACGTGGCCCACGGCCGGCCCAAGCCGCCCGATGCCTCCGAACCGCTGAGCCTGGCCACCACCGTGGCCGACATGGGCCTGAAGTACGTCGTGGTCACCAGCGTGGACCGCGATGACCTGCGCGACGGCGGTGCCCAGCACTTCGCCGACTGCATCAGCGCCATCCGCAGCCACGCACCGAACACGCGGGTGGAAATCCTGACCCCGGACTTCCGTGGCAAGGGCCGCATGGACCGTGCGCTGGAAATCCTGGCCACCAGTCCGCCGGACGTGTTCAACCACAACATCGAAACCGTGCCGGACCTGTACACCAACGTGCGTCCAGGTGCGGACTACCAGTGGTCGCTGACCCTGCTGCAGAAATTCAAGGCCCAGCATCCGACGCTGCCGACCAAGTCCGGGATCATGCTCGGCCTGGGCGAGACGATGGAGCAGGTGCAGGGCACGCTGCGCGACCTGCGGGCGCATGACGTCGACATGGTCACCATCGGCCAGTACCTGCAGCCCACGCCGCACCACCATCCGGTGCTGCGCTACTGGACCCCGGACGAGTTCGCCGAACTGGAGCAGTACGGCCTGGGGCTGGGGTTCAGTCACGTCGCTTCCGGTCCGATGGTGCGTTCCTCGTACCACGCCGACCGCCAGGCGATGGAAGCCGGCGTCGCCAGCTGA
- a CDS encoding TlpA disulfide reductase family protein, with the protein MTSGGTRLLLVALAAGVLGVGAGLWSQGGWRRTNTGQQALQAALNARAPSPPTGVAPARPGDPMPVIRLPDLDGNVVDLAALAKGRPLLVNIWASWCGPCIQEMPELDRFAANQGDHGVQVVGLALDTREGVRSFIQQVPVRYPLLLETPGPADASVWLGNRAGVLPYSVLVGADGRVLKQHVGPFAQGDIDRWVATSPTAPGKIQTND; encoded by the coding sequence ATGACATCCGGCGGCACCCGGCTGCTGTTGGTCGCCCTGGCGGCCGGCGTGCTGGGCGTCGGCGCCGGCCTCTGGTCGCAGGGCGGATGGCGCCGGACCAACACCGGCCAGCAGGCACTGCAGGCGGCCTTGAACGCCAGGGCGCCGAGTCCGCCGACCGGGGTGGCGCCCGCCAGGCCCGGCGACCCGATGCCGGTGATCCGGCTCCCCGATCTGGACGGCAACGTCGTCGATCTGGCAGCACTGGCCAAAGGCCGGCCGCTGCTGGTGAACATCTGGGCCAGCTGGTGCGGCCCCTGCATCCAGGAAATGCCGGAGCTGGATCGCTTCGCCGCCAACCAGGGCGACCATGGCGTACAGGTGGTCGGCTTGGCGCTGGATACGCGCGAAGGCGTACGCAGCTTCATCCAGCAGGTGCCGGTGCGTTATCCGCTGCTGCTGGAGACGCCCGGCCCGGCTGATGCCAGCGTCTGGCTGGGCAATCGCGCCGGCGTGCTGCCCTACAGCGTGCTGGTTGGCGCGGACGGCCGGGTGCTCAAGCAGCACGTTGGCCCGTTTGCACAAGGCGACATCGATCGCTGGGTCGCAACATCACCGACCGCACCCGGCAAAATTCAAACGAACGATTAA
- the groES gene encoding co-chaperone GroES, whose protein sequence is MSNIKPLFDRVVIKRMEEEKLSAGGIVIPDSATEKPIKGEVIAVGAGKTLDNGTVRAPQVKVGDKVLFGKYSGTEVKLDGTDYLVVKEDDIFATLG, encoded by the coding sequence ATGAGCAATATCAAGCCGCTGTTCGACCGTGTGGTCATCAAGCGTATGGAAGAAGAGAAGCTGTCCGCTGGCGGCATCGTGATCCCCGATTCGGCCACCGAAAAGCCGATCAAGGGCGAAGTCATCGCCGTTGGCGCCGGCAAGACCCTGGACAACGGCACTGTCCGTGCGCCGCAGGTCAAGGTTGGCGACAAGGTCCTGTTCGGCAAGTACAGCGGCACGGAAGTGAAGCTGGACGGCACCGACTACCTGGTGGTGAAGGAAGACGACATCTTCGCGACGCTCGGCTGA
- a CDS encoding helix-turn-helix transcriptional regulator, producing the protein MARRLAGLSQSQLAEAVGVQRSAVSHWESPKGKSPSVSHLREVALATGTQFEWLATGRGAMTLSRDVELDSIATAEAILVEDPLEFRLVRAFREAPLKARLSLLEVMETLASQRTGRTRPRGNGRTAESRS; encoded by the coding sequence ATGGCACGTCGCCTTGCGGGCCTTTCGCAAAGTCAGTTGGCAGAAGCGGTTGGAGTGCAGCGAAGCGCAGTCAGCCACTGGGAGTCGCCGAAGGGCAAGAGCCCGAGCGTGTCGCACCTGCGCGAGGTCGCCCTGGCAACCGGAACCCAGTTCGAATGGCTGGCCACCGGACGCGGCGCGATGACCCTGTCGCGCGACGTGGAACTGGATTCGATCGCCACCGCCGAGGCGATCCTGGTCGAGGATCCCCTGGAATTCCGCCTGGTGCGCGCATTCCGCGAAGCCCCGCTGAAGGCACGCCTGTCGCTGCTGGAAGTCATGGAGACGCTGGCATCGCAGCGCACCGGCCGCACGCGGCCGCGGGGCAACGGGCGGACTGCCGAATCGCGCAGCTGA